Proteins found in one Panthera tigris isolate Pti1 chromosome B3, P.tigris_Pti1_mat1.1, whole genome shotgun sequence genomic segment:
- the LOC122239581 gene encoding LOW QUALITY PROTEIN: SNRPN upstream reading frame protein-like (The sequence of the model RefSeq protein was modified relative to this genomic sequence to represent the inferred CDS: inserted 2 bases in 2 codons) has translation MMDPARDHLHLRRTTEKHXPEMEVQVKSXHLYPRRRRQQQQVPVVDFQAELRQAFSAEMPRGG, from the exons ATGATGGACCCAGCCAGGGACCACTTACACCTGAGACGGACTACAGAAAAAC TCCCAGAGATGGAAGTCCAAGTCAAGA GTCACCTGTACCCAAGGAgacggcggcagcagcagcaagtACCTGTGGTCGATTTCCAGGCGGAACTGAGACAGGCATTCTCAGCCGAGATGCCAAGAGGTGGTTAA